One genomic region from Epinephelus fuscoguttatus linkage group LG6, E.fuscoguttatus.final_Chr_v1 encodes:
- the ccnh gene encoding cyclin-H isoform X1 encodes MFHNSSQRKYWTFKSEDEVEQMRYKANQKFRNKILESGKPGVSESKFLERHEEDVIFRHYERRMLDFCNAFKPMMPKSVVGTAIMYFRRFYLNNSVMEYHPRIIMLTCTYLSCKVDEFNVSSTQFVGNLLQETPEGQERVLEQILEYELLLIQQLNFHLVVHNPYRPMEGLLIDLKTRYPTLENPESLRKSADDFLTQAAMTDAGLLFPPSQIALTAILNSASRAGLSMESYLTECLRLKEDKETLSKMYDSMRRMKTLLKKYELPKPEEVNACKKKLERIHAEFASSSNKRKRGYEEDGHVSKEPRLAEEVGEYFAIQKLN; translated from the exons ATGTTCCATAACAGCTCACAGAGGAAATACTGGACTTTTAAAAGTGAAGACGAGGTGGAGCAGATGAGATACAAAGCCAACCAGAAATTCCGTAACAAGATACTAGAAAGTGGGAAG CCCGGGGTGAGTGAGTCCAAGTTCCTGGAGCGTCATGAGGAAGATGTTATATTCCGACACTATGAGAGGAGGATGCTGGACTTCTGCAATGCTTTCAAGCCTATGATGCCGAAGTCTGTTGTG GGCACAGCCATCATGTACTTCAGAAGATTTTACCTCAACAACTCTGTCATGGAGTACCACCCCAGGATTATCAT GCTGACATGTACATACCTGTCCTGTAAAGTGGATGAGTTCAACGTGTCCAGCACCCAGTTTGTGGGAAACCTCCTGCAGGAGACCCCCGAAGGGCAGGAAAGGGTTCTGGAACAGATCCTGGAGTACGAGCTGCTGCTGATCCAACAACTCAACTTTCACCTGGTGGTGCACAACCCCTACAGACCCATGGAGGGTCTGCTCATTGATTTGAAG ACAAGATATCCTACGCTGGAGAACCCAGAGTCGCTAAGGAAGAGTGCTGATGACTTTCTGACACAGGCAGCCATGACAGATGCAGGACTGCTGTTTCCCCCTTCTCAGATCGCTCTAACAGCGATTCTGAACAGCGCCTCCAGAGCCGGTCTCAGTATGGAGAG cTACCTGACTGAATGTTTACGACTCAAAGAGGACAAGGAGACTCTGTCAAAGATGTATGACTCAATGAGAC GCATGAAAACTCTTCTAAAGAAATATGAACTTCCCAAACCAGAGGAGGTGAATGCTTGCAAAAAGAAACTGGAGAGGATTCATGCTGAATTTGCCAGTTCAAGCAA CAAACGAAAGAGAGGATATGAAGAAGACGGACATGTATCAAAAGAACCACGTTTGGCAGAAGAGGTGGGTGAATATTTTGCAATACAGAAACTTAATTAA
- the ccnh gene encoding cyclin-H isoform X2 has product MFHNSSQRKYWTFKSEDEVEQMRYKANQKFRNKILESGKPGVSESKFLERHEEDVIFRHYERRMLDFCNAFKPMMPKSVVGTAIMYFRRFYLNNSVMEYHPRIIMLTCTYLSCKVDEFNVSSTQFVGNLLQETPEGQERVLEQILEYELLLIQQLNFHLVVHNPYRPMEGLLIDLKTRYPTLENPESLRKSADDFLTQAAMTDAGLLFPPSQIALTAILNSASRAGLSMESYLTECLRLKEDKETLSKMYDSMRRMKTLLKKYELPKPEEVNACKKKLERIHAEFASSSNKRKRGYEEDGHVSKEPRLAEEEWTDEDLM; this is encoded by the exons ATGTTCCATAACAGCTCACAGAGGAAATACTGGACTTTTAAAAGTGAAGACGAGGTGGAGCAGATGAGATACAAAGCCAACCAGAAATTCCGTAACAAGATACTAGAAAGTGGGAAG CCCGGGGTGAGTGAGTCCAAGTTCCTGGAGCGTCATGAGGAAGATGTTATATTCCGACACTATGAGAGGAGGATGCTGGACTTCTGCAATGCTTTCAAGCCTATGATGCCGAAGTCTGTTGTG GGCACAGCCATCATGTACTTCAGAAGATTTTACCTCAACAACTCTGTCATGGAGTACCACCCCAGGATTATCAT GCTGACATGTACATACCTGTCCTGTAAAGTGGATGAGTTCAACGTGTCCAGCACCCAGTTTGTGGGAAACCTCCTGCAGGAGACCCCCGAAGGGCAGGAAAGGGTTCTGGAACAGATCCTGGAGTACGAGCTGCTGCTGATCCAACAACTCAACTTTCACCTGGTGGTGCACAACCCCTACAGACCCATGGAGGGTCTGCTCATTGATTTGAAG ACAAGATATCCTACGCTGGAGAACCCAGAGTCGCTAAGGAAGAGTGCTGATGACTTTCTGACACAGGCAGCCATGACAGATGCAGGACTGCTGTTTCCCCCTTCTCAGATCGCTCTAACAGCGATTCTGAACAGCGCCTCCAGAGCCGGTCTCAGTATGGAGAG cTACCTGACTGAATGTTTACGACTCAAAGAGGACAAGGAGACTCTGTCAAAGATGTATGACTCAATGAGAC GCATGAAAACTCTTCTAAAGAAATATGAACTTCCCAAACCAGAGGAGGTGAATGCTTGCAAAAAGAAACTGGAGAGGATTCATGCTGAATTTGCCAGTTCAAGCAA CAAACGAAAGAGAGGATATGAAGAAGACGGACATGTATCAAAAGAACCACGTTTGGCAGAAGAG GAATGGACTGATGAAGACCTGATGTGA